A genomic window from Streptomyces sp. WMMC940 includes:
- a CDS encoding helix-turn-helix domain-containing protein encodes MDDFYEAFGDRVRRARTALGLNQQSLGRAVGLNRTSISNIEQGCQRVALHMLYAFAMALKVEPEALLPGSTGQPDVLDELPEDARMWAQNVLANAEETNHG; translated from the coding sequence ATGGACGATTTCTACGAAGCCTTCGGCGACCGGGTGCGACGAGCCCGTACGGCTCTTGGGCTGAATCAACAGTCACTTGGTAGGGCAGTCGGTCTCAACCGCACGTCAATCAGCAACATTGAGCAGGGCTGCCAGCGGGTGGCTCTACACATGCTCTACGCGTTCGCGATGGCCCTGAAGGTGGAACCCGAAGCATTGCTCCCCGGTTCCACGGGACAGCCTGATGTCCTCGATGAGCTTCCGGAAGACGCCCGGATGTGGGCCCAGAACGTGCTCGCGAACGCGGAGGAGACCAATCATGGCTAG
- a CDS encoding ImmA/IrrE family metallo-endopeptidase translates to MNVEQLAADHGALVSASPFRDGDVSGMLLRREGQPPVIGVNGAHPERRQRFTIAHELGHLLLHPGREIVLDRPVRVNLRDKTSSMATDQEEIEANAFAASLLMPAEMVRRELVKLSPAVRQDPDDCTARLADVFQVSTAAMGFRLINLGMLS, encoded by the coding sequence GTGAACGTCGAGCAGCTCGCCGCCGACCATGGCGCCCTCGTGTCGGCGAGCCCTTTCAGGGACGGCGACGTGTCCGGCATGCTTCTCCGCCGCGAGGGGCAGCCTCCGGTGATCGGTGTCAATGGGGCACACCCAGAGCGTCGCCAGCGTTTCACCATCGCCCATGAGCTCGGACACTTGCTGCTGCATCCAGGGCGGGAGATCGTCTTGGACAGGCCGGTGCGAGTCAACCTCAGGGACAAGACGTCCAGCATGGCTACCGATCAGGAAGAGATCGAGGCCAATGCGTTCGCCGCGAGCCTGCTGATGCCGGCCGAGATGGTCCGCCGAGAGTTGGTGAAACTCAGCCCGGCAGTACGTCAGGACCCTGACGACTGCACGGCTCGTCTCGCAGACGTGTTCCAGGTGAGCACAGCAGCGATGGGTTTCCGGCTGATCAACCTCGGAATGTTGAGCTAG
- a CDS encoding type I restriction endonuclease subunit R, whose translation MTPPDDDNKRHRPHESDWELLALDELGELAWQHTPGNELAPGSGHRKSWDDLILYPDLREAIERLNSELPLDAVRDAVAVAATPTSQDTYEENRTAHGFLTTGIRSVTYTDAFGAEHNPTVRLVDLDDPDANVYRALNQVTVIDGERIRRFDVVLYVNGLPLAVLELKRAGDEDATLQTAHSQVTRYVKEFPTAFRYNAVILLSDGITAKYGTPFTPYEHFAPWNTDEFGARVDPLDAEGIWDSGQNLAVHGLFTQPRFLALIRSFVNFVPSRRMKRIAKPHQYHAVTRAAGAVRQAAASDGRAGVVWHTQGSGKSEEMVLTTTMVMKDPALLNPTVVVITDRTDLDDQLFSTFLESEILPEAPKQVLTRAELREELAAKRVGGILFTTLQKFGRTKEEKQSGAEHPLLSDRRNIVVVVDEAHRSHYDSLNGYARHLRDALPHATLLAFTGTPLSQADRNTREVFGDKGDYNGYIDVYDLKRAADDGATVKVFHESRVIQLVMDKGVDPTTIDEEADRITDGLDDVERRRVEQAVATMNAMYGAPARIRDLAADLVEHWEGRRERMKPFVGVSDKAGAAGKAMVVCATREICVRVYDALRELRPEWHSNEVDKGAMKIVFSSDSRKDPDHLRAHALRDSQRKTVINRAKDPDDELELLIVNNMLLTGFDAPPVHTMYLDRPLKGANLMQALARVNRRFRAKEDGLLVGYAPLTENLQRAIAEYTEADKQDRTLGQDLDRALDELRNEYDILTDILRGFDWQARLAMPSRTAFIDAAIRAANYLRDPRTAGNDPDKLDDPRQTLGRRFREHAHRLERFYALSASAKNIGERFPDHPAWRRDIQYFVEVRAYMAKYDAMDREARGLPVARDVELYLAQLTSSVVETGGVTDLFAEAGLETADLTHLNDALVAQLQNSETPHLAAEALRRLIERKMREVTRHNIVRRTTFSERLQDLMVRYMRQQYTSAELIAKLVEMAKEVMDDARRGEKFEPPLDWRELAFYDAVADHGTARSVMGDEVLAGIARELVAEVRSKLKPDWIAREPVRARLRSAIKRLLARHKYPPDQEAEAINLVLKQMEHFANEWSTNGVPDN comes from the coding sequence ATGACGCCCCCCGACGACGATAACAAGCGCCACCGCCCCCACGAGTCTGACTGGGAGCTTCTCGCCCTCGACGAGCTCGGCGAGCTCGCCTGGCAGCACACCCCCGGCAATGAGCTCGCCCCCGGCTCCGGCCACCGCAAGTCGTGGGACGACCTGATTCTGTATCCGGACCTCCGCGAGGCGATCGAGCGGCTCAACTCCGAGCTGCCTCTAGACGCCGTCCGCGACGCCGTCGCCGTCGCCGCGACGCCGACGTCCCAGGACACGTATGAAGAGAACCGCACCGCCCACGGCTTTCTGACGACCGGCATCCGGTCCGTTACGTACACCGACGCCTTCGGCGCCGAGCACAACCCCACCGTCCGTCTCGTCGACCTGGACGACCCGGACGCGAACGTCTACCGCGCCCTCAACCAGGTGACCGTCATCGACGGCGAGCGTATCCGCCGCTTCGATGTCGTCCTGTATGTAAACGGCCTGCCGCTCGCCGTTCTGGAGCTCAAGCGCGCTGGCGACGAAGACGCCACGCTCCAGACCGCGCACTCGCAGGTCACCCGCTACGTCAAGGAGTTTCCGACTGCCTTCCGGTACAACGCGGTCATCCTGCTCTCGGACGGCATCACCGCCAAGTACGGCACACCCTTCACCCCGTACGAGCACTTCGCGCCTTGGAACACGGACGAGTTCGGCGCGCGCGTCGACCCGCTTGACGCCGAGGGGATATGGGACTCGGGCCAGAACCTGGCTGTACACGGCCTGTTCACTCAGCCGCGGTTCCTCGCCCTCATCCGGTCCTTCGTCAACTTCGTCCCGTCGAGGCGGATGAAGCGCATCGCGAAGCCGCACCAATACCACGCGGTGACCCGCGCCGCGGGGGCCGTGCGCCAGGCCGCGGCGAGCGACGGGAGGGCCGGCGTTGTCTGGCACACCCAGGGTTCGGGCAAGTCCGAGGAGATGGTCCTCACCACGACCATGGTGATGAAGGACCCGGCGCTTCTGAACCCGACGGTCGTCGTCATCACGGACCGCACGGACCTCGACGACCAGCTGTTCTCGACCTTCCTGGAGAGCGAGATCCTCCCGGAGGCGCCCAAGCAGGTCCTCACCCGGGCCGAGCTGCGCGAGGAACTTGCCGCCAAGCGGGTCGGCGGCATCCTCTTCACCACGCTGCAGAAGTTCGGCCGCACCAAGGAGGAGAAGCAGTCCGGCGCGGAGCACCCGCTGCTGTCGGACCGGCGCAACATCGTGGTCGTGGTCGACGAGGCACATCGCAGCCACTACGACTCCCTCAACGGCTACGCCCGCCACCTGCGCGACGCGCTCCCGCACGCCACGCTCCTCGCCTTCACCGGCACCCCGCTATCCCAGGCCGACCGCAACACCCGCGAGGTGTTCGGCGACAAGGGCGACTACAACGGCTACATCGACGTCTACGACCTCAAGCGTGCGGCCGACGACGGCGCCACCGTCAAGGTCTTCCACGAGAGCCGCGTCATCCAGCTCGTGATGGACAAGGGCGTAGATCCGACGACGATCGACGAGGAGGCGGACCGCATCACCGATGGCCTCGACGACGTCGAGCGCCGCCGCGTCGAACAGGCCGTCGCCACCATGAATGCGATGTACGGCGCGCCCGCCCGCATACGGGACCTCGCCGCGGACCTGGTCGAGCACTGGGAGGGACGGCGCGAGCGTATGAAGCCGTTCGTAGGCGTCTCCGACAAGGCCGGCGCGGCTGGCAAGGCGATGGTCGTGTGTGCGACCCGCGAGATCTGCGTCCGTGTCTATGACGCCCTGCGCGAGCTGCGGCCCGAGTGGCACAGCAACGAGGTCGACAAGGGCGCCATGAAGATCGTCTTCTCCTCGGATTCCCGTAAGGATCCCGACCACCTGCGCGCCCATGCCCTCCGCGACAGCCAGCGCAAGACGGTCATCAACCGGGCGAAGGATCCCGACGACGAGCTGGAGCTGCTCATCGTCAACAACATGCTCCTGACCGGCTTCGATGCTCCGCCCGTCCACACGATGTACCTGGACCGGCCGCTCAAGGGCGCCAACCTGATGCAAGCCCTGGCCCGCGTCAACCGCCGCTTCCGCGCCAAGGAGGACGGCCTCCTCGTTGGGTACGCACCGCTGACCGAGAACCTCCAGCGGGCGATCGCCGAGTACACCGAAGCCGACAAGCAGGACCGCACGCTCGGCCAGGACCTCGACCGGGCGCTGGACGAACTGCGCAACGAGTACGACATCCTCACCGACATCCTGCGCGGCTTCGACTGGCAGGCACGGCTGGCCATGCCGTCCAGGACGGCATTCATCGACGCTGCCATCAGGGCCGCCAACTATCTGCGCGATCCGCGTACGGCTGGCAACGACCCGGACAAGCTGGACGACCCCCGCCAGACGCTCGGCCGGCGCTTCCGCGAGCACGCCCACCGCCTGGAGCGCTTCTACGCGCTGTCTGCCAGCGCCAAGAACATCGGCGAGCGCTTCCCGGACCACCCCGCCTGGCGGCGCGACATCCAGTACTTCGTCGAGGTCCGCGCCTACATGGCGAAGTACGACGCGATGGATCGCGAGGCCCGCGGTCTGCCCGTCGCCCGCGACGTCGAGCTGTACCTCGCGCAGCTGACCTCCTCGGTCGTCGAGACCGGCGGCGTGACGGACCTGTTTGCCGAGGCAGGCCTGGAGACCGCCGACCTGACGCACCTGAACGACGCGCTCGTCGCCCAGCTGCAGAACAGTGAGACCCCGCACCTGGCGGCGGAGGCACTGCGGCGACTCATCGAGCGGAAGATGCGCGAGGTGACGCGGCACAACATCGTTCGCCGCACCACGTTCTCCGAACGGCTCCAGGACCTGATGGTCCGGTATATGCGGCAGCAGTACACGAGCGCGGAGCTCATCGCCAAGCTCGTCGAGATGGCGAAGGAGGTCATGGACGACGCCCGCCGCGGCGAGAAGTTCGAGCCGCCGTTGGACTGGCGCGAGCTCGCCTTCTACGACGCCGTGGCCGATCACGGCACGGCACGCTCGGTGATGGGCGACGAGGTGCTGGCCGGCATCGCCCGCGAGCTGGTCGCAGAGGTCCGCAGCAAGCTCAAGCCGGACTGGATCGCCCGCGAACCGGTCCGCGCCCGCCTCCGCAGCGCCATCAAGCGCCTCCTCGCCCGACACAAGTACCCGCCGGACCAGGAAGCCGAGGCCATCAACCTCGTCCTGAAGCAGATGGAGCACTTCGCCAACGAGTGGTCCACGAACGGCGTCCCGGACAACTGA
- a CDS encoding restriction endonuclease subunit S: MFITEKKADSLPGANLTAGDLVITHRGTIGQVSMIPRSPKYGRYVLSTSQVKARLDISRAIPEFYYYWLSSPAGQYEILQHVSTVGVPGLVQPVATVKSFKVPHPPLPVQRAAVAVLGALDEKIAVNERIASKVLELADMRFKQLAGQLEFGNETFGSMATVAGGGTPSTKVEEYWGGGIFWTTPSDVTALPSPYLFETSRSITRRGLENCASQLYPTTSIFMTSRATIGAFALPQVPAAVNQGFIVVVPPNEEMRWWLLHEMRSRVSEMISLANGSTFLELSRKNFKAMRIRLPDATRLEEFAHTVAPLHATAVHTSNENRTLATLRDTLLPQLTSGLLRIKDAEKIVEDNT; encoded by the coding sequence GTGTTTATCACCGAGAAGAAAGCAGACAGTCTGCCTGGCGCGAACCTGACCGCAGGAGACCTGGTGATCACGCATCGAGGAACCATTGGTCAGGTGTCAATGATTCCGAGATCGCCAAAGTATGGCCGCTACGTCTTGTCTACTAGTCAGGTGAAAGCCCGGCTTGATATCTCGCGAGCCATTCCCGAGTTCTACTACTACTGGCTTTCTTCGCCGGCTGGGCAATATGAAATTCTGCAACACGTGTCAACCGTTGGTGTCCCAGGGCTGGTTCAACCCGTTGCCACCGTGAAATCGTTCAAGGTTCCCCATCCACCCCTTCCGGTACAGCGCGCAGCGGTGGCGGTGCTAGGCGCACTGGATGAAAAGATCGCCGTCAATGAGCGAATTGCGAGCAAGGTCCTTGAACTGGCTGACATGCGATTCAAGCAGTTGGCAGGTCAGCTTGAGTTCGGTAATGAGACCTTCGGATCGATGGCTACGGTCGCTGGCGGAGGGACTCCCAGTACTAAAGTTGAGGAATACTGGGGCGGGGGAATTTTCTGGACGACTCCTTCTGATGTGACGGCCCTCCCGTCTCCGTATCTCTTTGAGACCAGTCGGAGCATTACGCGGCGCGGCCTCGAGAACTGCGCCTCTCAGCTTTATCCGACGACATCAATCTTCATGACTTCTCGCGCCACGATTGGGGCCTTCGCGCTGCCACAGGTTCCTGCGGCTGTGAATCAAGGTTTCATTGTAGTGGTGCCCCCGAACGAGGAAATGCGTTGGTGGCTCTTGCATGAGATGCGCTCCCGTGTAAGTGAAATGATTAGTCTGGCAAACGGATCCACATTTCTCGAGCTCAGTCGTAAAAACTTCAAAGCCATGCGGATTCGCCTGCCGGACGCTACACGGTTGGAGGAGTTCGCTCACACAGTCGCGCCGTTGCATGCAACCGCCGTCCACACCTCCAATGAGAATCGAACCCTCGCCACCCTCCGCGACACGCTCCTCCCCCAACTCACGTCCGGCCTGCTCCGCATCAAAGATGCTGAGAAGATTGTCGAGGACAACACATGA
- a CDS encoding class I SAM-dependent DNA methyltransferase produces the protein MATATKKAADQAELFSASTAKEIQAILWKAADKLRGSIDAAQYKEFVLGLIFLKYVSDAFDERRAELAKELAEDGISEDRLDDFLEDRDEYTGAHVFWVPETARWSWIAANAKSQGVGKLLDEAMDAVMRENASLTGVLPKIFNRDNVDQKRLAELVDLISDARFGGNEDKAAQDVLGEVYEYFLGNFARAEGKRGGEFYTPQSVVRLIVEILEPYGGRVYDPACGSGGMFVQASKFIEAHRGRGHKADIAVYGQELNERTWRLAKMNLAIHGIDGNLAGRWGDTFADDKHPDLKADFVMANPPFNIKDWARDEGDPRWKFGVPPKSNANYAWLQHMVSKLGERGTAGIVLANGSMSSQSSGEGEIRQAMVEADLVACMVALPSQLFRTTQIPACLWFLAKDKTPQGAKHLEDRRGEILFIDARSMGEMADRTERILTDADLTKIAGTYHAWRGTASAREERLTYQDESGFCFSADLETVREHGYVLTPGRYVGAVEADEDDPEAVAGKIATLTEELYGLFKKSVELEMTVREQLGRIDV, from the coding sequence ATGGCTACCGCTACGAAGAAGGCCGCCGACCAGGCGGAGCTGTTCAGTGCCTCCACCGCCAAGGAGATCCAGGCGATCCTGTGGAAGGCCGCGGACAAGCTGCGCGGCTCGATCGACGCCGCGCAGTACAAGGAGTTCGTCCTCGGCCTGATCTTCCTGAAGTACGTCTCCGACGCCTTCGACGAGCGCCGTGCCGAGCTAGCCAAGGAACTCGCCGAGGATGGCATCTCCGAGGACCGGCTCGACGACTTCTTGGAGGACCGGGACGAGTACACCGGCGCCCACGTCTTCTGGGTTCCGGAGACGGCCCGCTGGTCGTGGATCGCCGCCAACGCCAAGAGCCAGGGCGTCGGCAAGCTCCTTGACGAGGCGATGGACGCCGTCATGCGGGAGAACGCCTCCCTGACTGGCGTCCTCCCGAAGATCTTCAACCGCGACAACGTCGACCAGAAGCGCTTGGCCGAGCTCGTCGACCTCATCAGCGACGCCCGTTTCGGCGGCAACGAGGACAAGGCCGCGCAAGACGTGCTGGGCGAGGTGTACGAGTACTTCCTCGGCAACTTCGCGCGTGCGGAGGGCAAGCGGGGTGGCGAGTTCTACACGCCGCAGTCGGTGGTCCGCCTCATCGTGGAGATCCTGGAGCCGTACGGCGGGCGCGTGTATGACCCCGCGTGCGGATCGGGCGGCATGTTCGTCCAGGCGAGCAAGTTCATCGAGGCACACCGGGGGCGCGGCCACAAGGCCGACATCGCGGTCTACGGCCAGGAGCTCAACGAGCGCACCTGGCGTCTGGCCAAGATGAACCTCGCTATTCACGGCATCGACGGCAATCTTGCCGGCCGCTGGGGCGACACCTTCGCCGACGACAAGCACCCCGACCTCAAGGCCGACTTCGTAATGGCCAACCCACCCTTCAACATCAAGGACTGGGCGCGGGACGAAGGCGACCCGAGGTGGAAGTTCGGGGTTCCGCCGAAGAGCAACGCCAACTATGCCTGGCTCCAGCACATGGTCTCCAAACTGGGTGAGCGCGGCACGGCCGGCATCGTCCTGGCGAACGGCTCGATGAGCTCCCAGTCGAGCGGCGAGGGGGAGATCCGCCAGGCGATGGTGGAGGCGGATCTGGTGGCCTGCATGGTCGCCCTGCCGTCCCAGCTCTTCCGTACCACCCAGATCCCGGCCTGCCTGTGGTTCCTGGCCAAGGACAAAACCCCTCAGGGTGCGAAGCACCTAGAAGACCGGCGCGGCGAGATCCTCTTCATCGACGCCCGCAGCATGGGCGAGATGGCCGACCGGACTGAGCGCATCCTGACAGATGCCGATCTCACGAAGATCGCCGGCACGTACCACGCCTGGCGAGGTACCGCGTCGGCGCGTGAGGAGAGGCTGACGTACCAGGACGAGTCTGGATTCTGCTTCTCGGCCGACCTGGAGACCGTGCGCGAGCACGGGTACGTGCTGACGCCTGGACGGTACGTGGGGGCCGTCGAGGCGGATGAAGATGACCCGGAAGCGGTGGCGGGAAAGATCGCCACATTGACCGAGGAGTTGTACGGACTGTTCAAGAAGTCGGTGGAGCTGGAGATGACGGTCCGGGAGCAGTTGGGGAGGATCGATGTCTAA
- a CDS encoding AAA family ATPase has translation MTDMEQPEENLHHSTDITRPNPADQPATVAELVQLRLEESSLSEPVKVLLQEALGRGEERGTSSVGRIYLESVAVTGFRGIGPRTWLGLSPRPGVNLVVGRNGSGKSSIAEGIETAFTGVNMRWHGLHASRSSNWRNLHHGGGNPEIEVKLAIEGDAGRSTLTRTWDGEDFGASRGELKRPGHGRVPVDRVDWKQAMEDYRPFLSYVDLDRMISGKPAQMYDAIASILGLRHLSAADGRLRTEEKALDDAAKAAKAEVPELTAALYDLEDDERAVHALLAIDTPGSPDFSALGGLVAGLPDDSDEGLLAELRLAAGVQGPDMERVDAAVARLAKALADAEDVRGTSAEDAHQRADLLSKALSHHDRHADEETCPVCGTDGALDADWAARAAAQIAVLRQEAKAADDARSELRSAARSVQDLAYRPQRIPSALTDPWDAWTACRTISDPGELARRARETAAPLADACAVVKESAVKELERRDERWRLLVIRLAAWAERARAAEENAPRLRDIRKARAWIKKLSTELRERRMEGFADHSQQIWEKLRQESDIELNGVSLRGSEKAAVRSLVMDVSVDGQDASALGVMSQGELHSLALSLFLPRAVTADSPFGFIVIDDPVQSMDPAKVNGLAQVLHELGKHRQVVVFTHDTRLQRAFTSQELPVTVFQVERGQASRVKVTRVNDPVAQALADAMAIAATPNLPVTARSHVLPSLCRIALENAFLEAAWIRHHRRGGPEQELHAAVDDAEKFRKVAALALFGDVRKAGDVDAEVRARYGAQAAQLVRQCQSGAHPGGAQIPDARRFVDDVDALVQKVRRPEVDA, from the coding sequence ATGACCGATATGGAACAGCCCGAGGAGAACCTGCACCACTCCACCGACATCACGCGGCCGAACCCCGCGGACCAGCCCGCGACCGTGGCCGAGCTGGTGCAGCTCCGTCTCGAGGAGTCGTCGCTCAGCGAGCCCGTGAAGGTGCTCCTGCAGGAGGCGCTGGGCCGCGGGGAGGAGCGGGGGACGTCCTCTGTCGGCCGGATCTACCTCGAATCCGTCGCCGTCACCGGATTCCGCGGCATCGGGCCCCGGACCTGGCTGGGCCTCAGCCCCCGGCCCGGCGTGAACCTCGTCGTCGGCCGCAACGGCTCGGGGAAGTCCAGCATCGCCGAGGGCATCGAAACGGCCTTCACCGGCGTCAACATGAGATGGCACGGTCTGCACGCCTCGCGCAGCAGCAACTGGCGCAACCTCCACCACGGCGGCGGAAATCCGGAGATCGAGGTCAAGCTCGCCATCGAGGGCGACGCCGGCCGCAGCACGCTCACCCGCACCTGGGACGGGGAGGACTTCGGCGCCTCCCGGGGCGAGCTCAAGCGGCCGGGACACGGCCGCGTCCCCGTCGACCGGGTCGACTGGAAGCAGGCCATGGAGGACTACCGGCCCTTCCTGTCGTACGTCGATCTCGACCGCATGATCAGCGGTAAGCCCGCGCAGATGTACGACGCCATCGCCTCGATCCTCGGTCTCAGGCATCTCAGCGCGGCCGACGGCCGGCTCCGGACGGAAGAGAAGGCACTCGACGACGCGGCCAAGGCGGCGAAAGCGGAGGTGCCGGAGCTCACGGCCGCCCTCTATGACCTGGAGGACGACGAGCGGGCGGTCCACGCGCTCCTGGCCATCGACACCCCGGGCAGCCCGGACTTCAGCGCACTCGGGGGGCTCGTGGCCGGGCTGCCCGACGACTCCGACGAGGGACTTCTCGCCGAGCTGCGCCTCGCGGCCGGTGTTCAGGGGCCCGACATGGAGCGGGTCGACGCGGCGGTGGCCCGGCTGGCCAAGGCCCTCGCCGACGCGGAGGACGTGCGCGGCACCAGCGCCGAGGATGCCCACCAGCGCGCCGACCTCCTCTCCAAGGCCCTGTCCCACCACGACCGGCACGCCGATGAGGAAACCTGCCCGGTCTGCGGGACGGACGGTGCTCTGGACGCGGACTGGGCAGCGCGCGCCGCCGCGCAGATCGCCGTCCTCAGACAGGAGGCGAAGGCCGCCGACGACGCACGCAGCGAACTGCGCTCGGCTGCCCGGTCCGTGCAGGACCTCGCGTACAGGCCTCAGCGGATCCCGTCCGCTCTGACCGATCCGTGGGATGCCTGGACTGCCTGCCGGACGATCAGCGATCCGGGCGAGCTGGCCCGCCGTGCGCGTGAGACCGCCGCGCCCCTGGCCGATGCCTGCGCCGTGGTCAAGGAGAGCGCTGTGAAGGAGCTCGAGAGGCGGGACGAGCGCTGGCGCCTGCTCGTCATCCGCCTCGCCGCCTGGGCGGAAAGGGCCCGGGCCGCCGAGGAGAACGCACCGCGGCTCAGGGACATCCGCAAGGCCCGTGCATGGATCAAGAAGCTGTCCACCGAGCTTCGGGAGCGGCGCATGGAGGGATTCGCCGACCATTCGCAGCAGATCTGGGAGAAGCTCCGCCAGGAGAGCGACATCGAACTCAACGGCGTGAGCCTGCGGGGCAGCGAGAAGGCTGCCGTCCGCTCGCTCGTCATGGACGTCTCCGTCGACGGCCAGGACGCCTCTGCCCTCGGTGTCATGAGCCAGGGGGAACTGCACTCCCTCGCGCTCTCCCTGTTCCTCCCCCGCGCCGTCACGGCCGACAGCCCCTTCGGTTTCATCGTCATCGACGACCCCGTGCAGTCCATGGACCCCGCCAAGGTCAACGGACTCGCCCAGGTCCTGCACGAGCTCGGCAAGCATCGGCAGGTCGTCGTGTTCACCCACGACACCCGGCTCCAGAGGGCATTCACCAGCCAGGAGCTGCCGGTGACGGTGTTCCAGGTCGAGCGTGGCCAGGCGTCCAGGGTGAAGGTCACCCGGGTGAACGACCCGGTCGCGCAGGCGCTCGCCGACGCGATGGCCATCGCCGCAACTCCGAACCTTCCTGTCACGGCACGCAGCCACGTGCTGCCCAGCCTGTGCCGTATCGCCCTCGAGAACGCCTTCCTGGAAGCCGCTTGGATCCGGCACCACCGTCGCGGCGGACCCGAGCAGGAACTGCACGCCGCAGTCGACGACGCCGAGAAGTTCCGGAAGGTCGCGGCGCTCGCCCTCTTCGGTGACGTCCGGAAGGCCGGCGACGTGGATGCGGAGGTGCGCGCCCGTTACGGGGCGCAGGCGGCCCAGCTCGTCCGGCAGTGCCAGAGCGGCGCGCACCCGGGAGGCGCGCAGATCCCGGACGCTCGGCGCTTCGTCGACGACGTCGATGCCCTGGTGCAGAAGGTGCGCAGGCCGGAGGTGGACGCGTGA